A region from the Mya arenaria isolate MELC-2E11 chromosome 2, ASM2691426v1 genome encodes:
- the LOC128204241 gene encoding beta-1,4-galactosyltransferase 4-like, producing the protein MKSAKLYLTLLWIVTCSVFTTLYILSLYNENGVKTYQVVLKGREETIIDSCCPNITSKTDKDIASYTRIASAQNSTELVRLQWKQKLFQEKPCKVDPSNLIGRFNLTKSVTVEEVTREKVANKIKPGGVYRPHDCKSVGTVAIIIPYRERQTHLGITINLLHNLLQRQRREYGIYVVEMNYPVQFNRGLLANAGFLTARSIGNYSCYIIHDVDLVPMNDRNLYTCGPNPVHLVTSNTNWKNGLPYSDYVGGVIALTADQYEQINGFSNIYFGWGGEDDDLFKRIRENNMTIDRPLNHIGVYMALPHRDDSTNPANPYRELLVSQATNRMGRDGLNSMKYHRKALEFRPLYTWVLVECVESEVMENYIHLRADSDLMVKRRDMKKPETVIQPGDGRVYKFRHVKN; encoded by the coding sequence ATGAAATCAGCTAAACTCTACCTGACACTGCTGTGGATTGTTACATGCAGTGTCTTCACAACACTTTACATTCTCAGTCTTTACAATGAAAATGGTGTTAAAACCTACCAAGTTGTTCTCAAGGGGAGGGAAGAAACAATTATAGACAGTTGTTGTCCAAATATCACTTCAAAGACTGATAAAGACATTGCATCATACACAAGAATTGCTTCAGCTCAAAATTCTACTGAACTGGTAAGATTACAGTGGAAACAGAAATTATTCCAGGAAAAACCATGCAAAGTAGATCCCAGCAATCTCATTGGTCGATTTAACTTGACAAAGTCAGTTACAGTAGAAGAAGTAACACGGGAAAAAGTTGCCAACAAAATAAAGCCTGGTGGAGTATATAGGCCACATGACTGCAAATCTGTGGGGACTGTTGCCATCATTATCCCATACAGAGAGAGACAGACTCATTTAGGGATCACCATTAACTTGCTGCACAACTTGCTACAGAGACAGAGGCGGGAGTACGGAATTTATGTGGTTGAAATGAACTACCCAGTGCAATTTAACAGAGGACTTCTTGCAAATGCAGGGTTCCTTACAGCCAGAAGCATAGGGAACTATTCCTGCTATATTATCCATGATGTCGACCTAGTGCCAATGAATGACCGTAATCTCTACACGTGTGGACCTAATCCTGTGCATCTGGTTACTAGCAACACAAATTGGAAAAACGGGCTACCCTACAGTGACtatgtgggtggggtaattgCCCTAACAGCTGATCagtatgaacaaataaatggttTCTCAAATATTTACTTTGGGTGGGGAGGGGAGGATGATGATTTATTCAAGAGAATAAGAGAGAACAACATGACCATAGACCGACCTCTAAACCATATAGGCGTATACATGGCCCTGCCACATAGAGATGACTCCACAAACCCTGCCAATCCGTACAGGGAACTTTTAGTTTCCCAGGCAACAAACAGAATGGGGAGAGATGGGTTAAACTCTATGAAATATCACCGGAAAGCCCTTGAATTCCGGCCCCTGTACACTTGGGTCCTAGTGGAATGTGTGGAGAGCGAAGTGATGGAAAACTACATACACCTACGGGCTGACAGCGACCTTATGGTCAAGAGAAGGGACATGAAGAAACCAGAGACCGTCATTCAACCAGGCGACGGGCGTGTGTACAAGTTTCGccatgttaaaaattaa